The Brachionichthys hirsutus isolate HB-005 chromosome 1, CSIRO-AGI_Bhir_v1, whole genome shotgun sequence genome has a window encoding:
- the terb2 gene encoding telomere repeats-binding bouquet formation protein 2 has product MFRNKSAWFSHSVPPACHNFWRLEGGTITGWRTADYLFSEDATCPDTLRIFESKDYLWNKVVVFHVLFLSICEKRRSVKSVSIGHFVLPPISVQEEVRNVAGRLIWEREHQQSPAQSSSHQREADYPEEVSRTKYFAIPSEPIDTDGSESEACLSGNKQEYPVCNKLTGYVSMKNLWKYSGDLCDVHPGGFRCSDCKACCCSPRDSK; this is encoded by the exons ATGTTTAGGAATAAGTCTGCCTGGTTCTCTCACAGCGTCCCGCCAGCATGTCACAACTTTTGGA GACTGGAAGGCGGCACGATCACTGGATGGAGGACAGCAGATTACCTGTTCAGTGAGGATGCTACCTGTCCTGATACGCTCAG GATATTTGAGAGCAAAGACTACCTGTGGAACAAGGTGGTGGTTTTTCATGTCTTGTTCCTGTCCATCTGTGAGAAACGCCGGAGTGTAAAATCTGTCTCCATTGGTCATTTCGTGCTGCCTCCAATTTCCGTGCAGGAGG AAGTGAGAAATGTAGCTGGGAGGTTGATTTGGGAGCGGGAACATCAGCAGTCACCTGCCCAG AGTTCCAGTCACCAGAGAGAAGCGGACTATCCCGAAGAAGTCAGCAGAACCAAGTACTTTGCTATACC TTCTGAACCAATTGACACAGACGGGTCAGAGAGTGAAGCCTGTCTGAGTGGAAATAAGCAGGAATATCCCGTTTGTAACAAGCTGACAG GTTACGTCAGCATGAAAAACTTGTGGAAATACTCCGGCGATCTTTGTGACGTTCATCCCGGAGGTTTCCGCTGCTCCGACTGCAAAGCCTGCTGTTGCTCGCCGCGTGACAGCAAATAA